TACCGTTCCATGCCTGAGAGCATCAGAAGCTGCTTGTATATCTGGGGCGACTGCGGCAGGGCATAGAACTCCCCTTCATGTACACGGGAAGGGACAAGGTAGTCCCGGGCCCCTTCCGGTGTCGACTTGGATAGGACGGGAGTCTCGATGTCGATGAACGTTTCATTGTCCAGGAAGTTCCTGATGCTGCGGTTGAGCTGATGCCTCAGCTTCAGGATGTTCTGCAGCTTCGGCTTCCTAAGGTCGAGGTATCGGTATTTGAGGCGGATGTCTTCAGCAATCGACTCATCCATGATCTGGAACGGTGGTGTATCGGCTTTTGACAGCACCTCCACTTCGTCGACCAGCACCTCGATCTTTCCCGTTTCAATATTGTCGTTGTATTGGGAAGGGTCCCTCTGCAGCACTTTGCCCGTCACCGCAATGACATACTCGGAACGGATGCGTTCTGCAGTCTCGAGTGCCGCTTCCGATACTTCTGGGTTGAAGACGACCTGCATAACACCGGAACGGTCCCTGAGGTCGATGAATATCAGGCCGCCGAGGTCACGTCTCTTCTGGACCCACCCTTTCAGGTGGACCCTTTCTCCTGTCAGTTCTTCTGTGATTTCTGTTGCATATCTTCTCATGATCCATTCTCCTCAATTAGCGTACTTAATTGTTTCAGTTCATCCATGCTGACCTTCTTCGTCTCACCGGACTCCATATCCTTCAGTTCCACTTCTCCTGTTTCAAGCTCGGATTCCCCGAGCACGATCGTGAAGGCCGCGCCTTTTCTGTCCGCATCCTTCATCTGGGCTTTCAGCTTCCTGTGCTTGTAGTCCATATCACAGCTGATGCCTTCTGCACGCAATTTGTGGAGCAGCTGGCCTGCTGTAGCTTCAGCTGCCGCATCCAGTGTGCAGATGTAGAGGTCGATGCCTTCAGGTTCGGGTATTTCGATGCCTTCGGCTTCCAGCGCGAGCAGCAGGCGCTCTATGCTCAGTGCAAAGCCGATGCCCGTCTCCTGCGGCCCATCAAGCAGTTCGAGCAGACCGTTGTATCGGCCGCCGCCGCACAGGGTGGTGATGGCTCCGAAACCTTCCGCATCGCTCATCAGTTCGAATGCAGTATGTGTATAGTAGTCGAGTCCGCGCACAAGGTTATAGTCGATTTCATAGGAAATGCCGAGTGCATCGAGGTTTTCCGTCACCTTTTCGAAGTAGATTTTGGACTCCTCATTCAAATAGTCGTATATCCTTGGTGCATTCTGGACAAGTGCATGGTCCCTGTCCTTCTTGCAGTCGAGTATGCGCATCGGATTCGTATCGATGCGGGTCTGGCAATCCGAACAGAACTCATCGATGGACGGCCTGAAATGATCCACGAGCGCCTGGTTGTAGG
The sequence above is drawn from the Salinicoccus roseus genome and encodes:
- the hisS gene encoding histidine--tRNA ligase, with amino-acid sequence MIQIPRGTQDILPKDTYKWQFIEDRLHEIAQNYNYKEIRTPVFESTELFVRGVGGSTDIVNKEMYTFMDKGDRSMTLKPEGTAPVVRSYIENKMQHDVNQPVKVYYLAPMFRYERRQKGRYRQFVQFGIEAIGVEDPLIDVEVISMLMHIYQSFGLKNLKLYINSIGDQDSRAAYNQALVDHFRPSIDEFCSDCQTRIDTNPMRILDCKKDRDHALVQNAPRIYDYLNEESKIYFEKVTENLDALGISYEIDYNLVRGLDYYTHTAFELMSDAEGFGAITTLCGGGRYNGLLELLDGPQETGIGFALSIERLLLALEAEGIEIPEPEGIDLYICTLDAAAEATAGQLLHKLRAEGISCDMDYKHRKLKAQMKDADRKGAAFTIVLGESELETGEVELKDMESGETKKVSMDELKQLSTLIEENGS